In Planococcus shixiaomingii, the DNA window CATAAAAGTTCAGCCGGCCTTTGCCGCAGCCGAAATCAACAAGGCGGTCACTTTCGGCGAGTTGATACTGGCTAAACAGCCGGTCCAGCAACGCATAAGAGGTCGGTTCATAGCGGTGAAAATGCGGAGAGTCGTTGAACCCGCGCTGGCTGCCTTCCGTATTTACATTCAAGAGCTTGTCGAATTCGCTTTCTTTCATAATTCCCACCTCGCATCCTGCCAAGATAATACCCGCTTCCCCTTGCATTTAAAAGAAATTTTTGTTAAAGTCTAGCTAATTCAATATTTCCTGCTTCATTTATTTGAAGTGAGGATAGAGGTGCAAAAACCATCAGTACGCAAGCCGAGGAGTATGAGATCCTTTGACGTTTGCGGAAAGGGGGATTTGCCGAAGCGGCGAGAATCTCATGATCTCACCCGCTGGTTCTGCATTGAACAAATGCAGGACTGTCATATAGGAAACTATATGGAGGGCTATCTGACGCACAGAAACGACTGGTAAACATTGTTTCTACTGCACCGACGAGACCCTCGTTGGTGCTTTTTTTGTTTATTTTCGGCTGCCCGACACCTCAGGATTAGGAAACTAAAAAATGATAAGGGTGTGAGCTTATGAATTTTGGCCAAGTAATAACAGCAATGGTGACTCCTTTTGACGCAAGCGGAGAAATAGATTTTCAAGCCACAAAAGCATTAGTGGAGCATTTGATCTCCAACGGATCGGACGGATTGGTCGTCGCTGGCACTACCGGAGAATCGCCGACTTTGACCTCTGAGGAAAAAGTGGAGCTGTTCAAATTTGTGGTGGCAACCGTTGATGGCCGGGTTCCGGTCATTGCCGGAACCGGCTCCAACAATACACGTGCTTCAATCGCCCTTACAAAACAGGCAGAAGCAGCCGGTGTCGACGGCATCATGCTCGTCGCCCCGTATTACAACAAGCCTTCCCAAGAAGGCATGTACCAGCATTTCCAAGCGATTGCAGCCGCCACTTCCTTGCCGGTCATGCTTTACAATATTCCAGGCCGCAGTGTCGTCAATATGTCTGTTGAGCTGATCATTCGCCTATCAGCTATCGACAACATCGTCTCTGTAAAAGAAGCGAGCGGCGACTTGGATGCTATGGCTGCAATTATCGAAGGCACACCGGATACCTTTTCGCTTTACAGCGGCGATGATGGATTGACGCTTCCCGTGCTCGCTATCGGCGGACAAGGCATCGTCTCTGTTGCCTCCCATGTGATCGGCAACGAAATGCAGGAAATGATTTCAAACTTCAACCAAGGCGAGACAGCAGCCGCAGCTGCCGCTCACCGCCAATTGCTTCCGGTGATGAAAGCATTATTCGCCGCACCGAATCCGACACCGGTAAAAACAGCGCTGAACTTAACAGGCATTTCAGTCGGCGGCGTCCGCTTGCCAATGATTCCTTTGACTGCTGAACAAACTGAAGCGTTAAAGCAAGCTCTGCCTGCTGACAAATTGTCTGCCGCTACAAAATAATCGCCAATACAGCAAAAACCGCTGAAGTTCTGCTTCAGCGGTTTTTCTTTATTTTCCGAAATTCAATTTTTGGACGGTTTGTTTCAAGCTTCCGCCTATGTCAAAGCTGTTAATGTCTATGCCAAGCTGTGCCAAGGTCAAGGCAATCTCTGGACGAATGCCTGTCAAGACTGCACGGACTCCAACCAGATTCAAAGATTGAACAATTTTGATGATTTGCTCTGCCACTGTAGAATCGACTTTGACAACCCCAGACAAATCGATGATCAATGTCGTGATGCGCAACCGGTTTGCTGCCATGAGCGTTTTCTCAAGCATATAACGCGCTCTCTCCAAATCGAGATCTCCGATAATCGGCAAAACCGCAATGTGGTCGGTCAACGGAACAACAGGAGCAGACAATTCAAGAAATTCCTTTCGTGCTGTTGCCAGATTTTCTGAATAAGCATCAATATAAGCCGTACTATATGAAGTAGTGGCATGGTCCATTAATGAATGGAAAAATTCCATGCCTTCTAAGATGTGCTCAACGGACATGTTTCGGTGCAACGCTTCAGTTTTCATCAATTTGCCAATGTGCTTTCGGTAAACGGACGTTTCCGCTAAGGCCTTTTCTAATGAAATTCCCTGGTCTAAAAAGTACTTTCCTGTTACTTCTCCCCATTGATGGATTTGATTGTATGCACCTTGCTGATCCAAATATTGCTGAATGGAACTGCCCAATAGGTCAATAAACTTCGCTCTTTCTTCTAATACAATTTGGATAAATTCTTCGTGCTGCGCTAATTCTTCCCTATTGGCGTCTTTCACCATTTCTTCATGAATCAACTGCGCAATAAGGTATTTATCTTCTGCCACTCGTTCTCCTAATAATACGATATCTCTATCCATCTGTTCCTCCTGAAAAAACCTTCATTATTATCTCCCCTCATTATAACTATACCAAGGAAGTTTCGCACAGTTTTATTTCGGCCTCGCTGAAGCATTACTGCCAACTTGCGGTAACAAGGTTCCGCCCGGAGTTTTTAGAATGATAGAGCGCTCTGTCCGCTTTGGCGAATAGGCTCGAAGAATCATCGCCCGCTTCATAGACAGCAACACCGATGCTAATAGTGATCTTCACATGTTTCCATGAACCCCGTTCGACAGTTTCACGGATTTGTTCTGCTTTATGCCATGCATCAATTTTGTCTGTATTCGGAAGTACGATGACAAATTCTTCTCCTCCCATACGGGCTGCAATATCCTGTTCCGTTAGTTCCGCTTGCAATTTCCAAGCCAATTCCTGCAGGACGACATCGCCTGTTAGATGGCCATATGTATCATTCACATGCTTGAAATGATCAATATCCACCACTAGCACTGCTAATGGACTGCCGGTTTTTGAAGATTCCTCTATCAAATGCAGCAGCTTGTCATCCAAATAACGCCGGTTTTTCAGACCAGTAAGCGGATCTGTTACCGTCAATCCTTGCAATTGAATGTTCAGCTTCTCCACTTCCCGCTTCTTGCCTTCCACTTCTTTCATCAACTCCTGGAGCCTGTCATACGCTTCTGCAGTTTCCTGATTGATTTTTTCCGCTTGGCGTTTTGCTTGAAGCAGTTCGTTTTCGTATTCTTGGCGCACAGTCATTGCCAAAAGCACACATTCATATCGGCCGTTCCGCTCTGCCGCATTCATCAATACCGGAATCCGGCCAGTTGCACTTTTTAACGTCAAATACATTTCATCCACTTTTCCATGCGTGTTGATGGACGGTGTAAAATAAGTTTGGAAATAGACGCGTGACGCTACTGTGAGCAAGTCGTGCATATGGGTTAGAGGTTCAGTTGCCCCAATCAAGTTTTTCAAGGTCTCATTCATTTCAATGATGCAGTTGGCTGGGTCAATCACTAAATAGCCGCAAGGCGCTGTATTCAACTGCTCTTCCATAGTGTCTCCCCTCTCTATTTCGCCAAGTATTCTCTTATGCAGCGAATTGTTTCCTCAGCATCGCTGATGTGCGGATTGTGGCCCATAGTATCCATTATCTTGAATTCACTGTTCGGGACTCTGCTGTGAATATATTCACCAATTTCGATTGGCACAATGGCATCAAATTTCGGCTGCAGCACCAAAGTCGGCACTGTCACTTTTCTCAACTCTTCACGGACATCCGAATTGAACGTCACTTCCGCAAACTGGCGGGCGATGATCGGATCATTTGAGCGAAACAGCTTTTCCAGATCCTCTGCTAATTCTGGACGTTCAGGATTTTGCATACTGACTGGTGCCAAGTATTTTGCCCATTCTTTATAATTCACTTCCATCATTTCCAGCAGTTCATCAATATCTTCCTTATCAAAGCCACCCTTATATCCCGGTTCATTCAAATAACGAGGCGATGGACCGATCATAACGAGTTTGTCTATCAACTCTGGCTGGTCAATGGCCGCAAGAGCTCCAATCATGCTGCTGACCGAATGTCCGATAAAAATGATGTTTTTCAGTTCAAGCGCTGCACATATTTCCAATACGTCCTCTTTATAGCCATGAAGCGAATTATAGCGTTCTGTAGAGTATTGCGACTTGTCGCTTTTTCCTGATCCAACATAATCGAATAACACTACTCGATACTCGTCGAGAAAAGCCGCTTCCACTTTGCGCCATACTGACTGATCGCAGCCAAATCCATGAGCGAATACAAGAACCTGATCTCCCTGGCCTTTTACTCGCACATTATTGCGTTTCAAAATGTCTGTTTTCATCTTCTGACTCCCCTGCTCCTGATTGGTTCTTATTTATATTAGATGTAATATTTTCCTAAGTTCCTTCTATAATATCATTTATTGAGAGAACAAGAAAAAAGAAAGCAGGACAATTTTCACAAGTGAAGTTGTTTTTTATCAGTATTCGATTCTCTCTGCCCATTTTTCTCTCTGCATATATTTTTTATTCAATTTCGGCACATACAAAGCCAAAAACAGGGAGCGGCCGATGCTGAAAACGATAAACGACATCCAGAGTCCATGGTTGCCAAAAAGCGGAACCAAGGAATACAGCGCCAGCAAATAAACCAGCAAGGCAAAAACCATTGAGTTGCGAATTGGCGCAGTTTCTGTTGCACCAGTGAATAATCCGTAAAGAATAAGGCCGAAGCTTGCGGCAAACGGAAAGAGAATCAGCCATTGATCGTATGTCTCGGCTAAAGCGATCACGGAAGGAATAGTGGTGAAAATAGAGATGATGCGTTCGCTGAACATGTAATAGCCGGCGGCCAGAAAGAGCGAAGAAAAAATGGCCCATTGGGATGACATAGACAAAGTTTTGGTGTAGAGTTTCCGGTCATTCGCCCCCATTGCTTTTCCGGCAAAAATGCTGGATGCGTTGGAAAATCCATCATAAGCGTAAGCCATCAAGTAATGAATTTGAAATAGCACTGCATTTGCCGCCAGCATTTCCGTACCGAACGACGCGCTCTTCATCGTAAACAAATTAAATACCGCCAACAAGCACATTGTGCGGATAAAGAGGTCCTGATTAACCAGCATCATCTTTTTGAAAGATCCAGGTTCTATAATTTCTTTTAGTGGAGGAAAGCTTTTGCGAAGCGAAGATTCCGTAGATAATATAAATAAGCCTAAAGCAAAAGCAAAAAACTCGGCAATCAGCGTTGCTGCCGCCACCCCTGAAATTCCCCATTCGAAGCCATTTACAAACAGCAATGCCAATATCATATTCAAAATATTCATCAAGATTTGAATTATTACCACAACTTTGATGCGCCCTGTCCCCAATAGCCAGCCGAGAATGACATAATTGAGCAAAGTGAACGGGACTCCCCATATGCGAATGCTGAAATATTGTGAAGCGAACTTTCCAACATCTGCTGCCGGATTAATCAAAGCCAATGCCCCTTGTTCTATTGGTTTTTGCAGCAATAGAAACCCTAGACTTACTAGCATGGCAATGAAAAACGGGCGTGCCAATGCCAGCACACTTTCCCTTGCATCATTCGCTCCGCTCGCCTGCGCCGCAAAACCGGATGTGCTGACGCGCAAAAAACCGAACAGCCAGTACATCGTATTGAATATGATGGTTCCGACTGCCACGCCTCCTATCAATGCCGGATTCGGAAGCCGCCCGACGACCGCCGTATCTACGGCACCAAGCAGAGGGGTTGTAATGGTTGATATGGTTAGCGGGATCGCTAAAGCTAAATAAGCTCGATGATTCATTGAATACACTCCTGACTTTTGCACTCGTTCAACTGTCTTTCGTTGCTTCATGCAATGTATATCGATTATAGCAAGGCCTTTCCCAGCCTTCAGCATAAATTTATTCAGATTGAAAACAGTTTAGCTGATTGGACCGATCGCCAAATATAAAAAATTTGTTTTGAAAAATGCCCAGGCAAATGAGCGCTTAAGATTGTATTGCACTTAGGGGAAAGACATGAAAAAGAAGCTGGCCGCCTGCACGCCAGCTTCTTTTTTCACTTTCTCTTTTGTTGCTGTTCTTCCAATTTCATGCGTTCCCGAATTCCGCCGGAAACGCCAGTTCCCGTTTGCATCGGTTCATGGAGGCTGCCCGAAGTCGGAGGTGCCGGCGGTGCGCTTTGAATGATTTTTTGCACATATTTGGCGTTGAACGCTTCCGTTGTTTCCGGAGCCAAGTGGCCCGATATCGCAGCGCTTTTTGCCTTGATGCCGGTATCGACACTTTCTTTCGGATTATCGATCAAATCAATGATGGCATCAATGACAATTTCCGGATCGTCCATCGGCTTGAGTTCTGCCGCATGCCCCGTGTAGTTCCCGGTATGTTCAAACCATGGCGTATCCGTCGCCCATGGATGCACAGTGCAAACGTGAATGTGTTCATAGCCTTCCAATTCAATTTCTTGATGCAAAGCCGCACTGAGCCCTGTTACCGCATATTTAGTGGCACTGTAAGGCGTGTAGTACGGATAAGGAATTTTACTCGATACCGAGCCCACGTTAATAAGCGTACCGATTTGCTGCTCTTTGAAATGCCGCAGCGCATAATGGCTTCCGTAGATGGTACCGATAACATTTATCTCGACGGCGCGCCTAATATCTTTTATCGGCACTTCTGTAAAAGGGCCGATTACGCCGACGGCCGCGTTGTTGATCCAAACATCGATTGCGCCAAAAGCACCTATGGTGGTTTCAAACAGATGCTTCACATCTTCTTCCTTGCTGACATCGGTAGCTACTGCCAGCGCGTTTGGCCCGATCTGTATTGCCAGTTCTTCTATCAGCTGTCTTCGACGCGCCGCTAGGACGACGTTCGCCCCCTGCGCTCCAAGTTTTTGCGCGACGCCTTTCCCGAAGCCACTTGACGCCCCGGTAATGACAACGGTCAATCCTGCATGCGAATTTTTAGTGGCCACATAGAGTCCTCCCATCTGTTAGTCAAACCTTTGTTCACTCAGCAGACTTTTTCCGTTCTAGACGCTCCCTCAAATCACCGGATACCTCTGTGCCTTCAGGGCGGGATTCATGCAAACTGCCCGACGTCGATGGGGCAGGCGGCGCATCCATCAGCATTTCATGCAGCGCCTTGCCAGTGGATTTACCGGTAGCACCCGGCATTAAATTACCGGCTATCGCTGTGCCTTTTCCTTTGATTCCGATTGCCACCTGTTCCTGCGGCTTGTCGATTAATCCGATAATGGCATCTATGACTTTTTGCGGGTCATCGGCGGGCCCTACAAGAATTTCATGGCCGCTGTAATTGCCGGCATGTTCGGTCCACGGGGTGTCGGTTACCCACGGATCCACAACGCTAATATGGATATCATCGAAATCATCCACGTTCATTTCCTGGTATAACCCTTTGCTGAGCCCCGATACCGCCGCTTTTGTTCCGGTATAAACCGCTCCAAAAGGAATCGGCGTCTGGCTGGCAAATGAAGCGATGTTGATGAGCGTCCCTTTTTTTTGCTCCTTGAAATGGCGCAGCGCATAATGCGTGCCATAAATGGTGCCAAGCATATTGATTTCCACCGTCCGAACTAAATCCGCTAAAGGGGTATCAGTAAAAGAACCGTATGTCCCAACCCCCGCATTGTTGATCCAGACATCGATGCCGCCGAATGTCGAAAGCGCAGTTTCATACAGCCGAGAAATATCTTCTTCTTTGCTGATATCCGTAGTCACCGCAATCACATTCGGGCCATAGGCATCGGCCAGTTCTTCGATGACTTCGGTTCGCCGCGCAGCCAAGACCACGTTTGCACCTTGCTCAGCCAACTGCTGCGCAGTGCCTTTCCCGATTCCGCTGGAAGTTCCCGTGATCACCACCGTCAGCCCTTGCCGGTTTGTTTTATCTGGCACGTTGCATTCCTCCTATTAAATGCAGAATTTATTCTTCTTGCTCTTTCAGTTTCCGCTTCATTTTTTGGCGCAGTTCCCCTGACACTTCCGTCCCTTCAGCAACTGGCGCATGCAAACTTCCTGACGTAACGTCAGCTTCCGGTGCATCTTGCAGCATCGCCAGCAACGCCGCGCCGTTCAGCTTGCCAACGAGACCTGGCGCCAATTTATAGGAAGCGAGCGTCCCTTTTACTTTGAAACCGATGTCGACACTTTTCTGCGGCTTATCGATCAGACCAATGACCGCTTTAATAACGGTTTCGGGATCGTCCACTGGCCCAAAGCGCAGTTCATGGCCACTGTAGTTGCCCGTATGCAATGTCCAAGGCGTATCGGTCACCCATGGATGGACAACGCAAACATGGATATCGTCCCGGCCTTCCACTTTCATCTCCTGGTAAAGCCCGGCACTTAGTGAGGTGATGGCCGCTTTCGTCCCGGTATAGATTGCCCCGTACGGCAGTGGCACTTTGCTGACAAACGACGACATGTTGATGAGCGTTCCCTTGCCCTGCTCTTTAAAGTGTTT includes these proteins:
- the dapA gene encoding 4-hydroxy-tetrahydrodipicolinate synthase, whose amino-acid sequence is MNFGQVITAMVTPFDASGEIDFQATKALVEHLISNGSDGLVVAGTTGESPTLTSEEKVELFKFVVATVDGRVPVIAGTGSNNTRASIALTKQAEAAGVDGIMLVAPYYNKPSQEGMYQHFQAIAAATSLPVMLYNIPGRSVVNMSVELIIRLSAIDNIVSVKEASGDLDAMAAIIEGTPDTFSLYSGDDGLTLPVLAIGGQGIVSVASHVIGNEMQEMISNFNQGETAAAAAAHRQLLPVMKALFAAPNPTPVKTALNLTGISVGGVRLPMIPLTAEQTEALKQALPADKLSAATK
- a CDS encoding STAS domain-containing protein, whose translation is MDRDIVLLGERVAEDKYLIAQLIHEEMVKDANREELAQHEEFIQIVLEERAKFIDLLGSSIQQYLDQQGAYNQIHQWGEVTGKYFLDQGISLEKALAETSVYRKHIGKLMKTEALHRNMSVEHILEGMEFFHSLMDHATTSYSTAYIDAYSENLATARKEFLELSAPVVPLTDHIAVLPIIGDLDLERARYMLEKTLMAANRLRITTLIIDLSGVVKVDSTVAEQIIKIVQSLNLVGVRAVLTGIRPEIALTLAQLGIDINSFDIGGSLKQTVQKLNFGK
- a CDS encoding GGDEF domain-containing protein — translated: MEEQLNTAPCGYLVIDPANCIIEMNETLKNLIGATEPLTHMHDLLTVASRVYFQTYFTPSINTHGKVDEMYLTLKSATGRIPVLMNAAERNGRYECVLLAMTVRQEYENELLQAKRQAEKINQETAEAYDRLQELMKEVEGKKREVEKLNIQLQGLTVTDPLTGLKNRRYLDDKLLHLIEESSKTGSPLAVLVVDIDHFKHVNDTYGHLTGDVVLQELAWKLQAELTEQDIAARMGGEEFVIVLPNTDKIDAWHKAEQIRETVERGSWKHVKITISIGVAVYEAGDDSSSLFAKADRALYHSKNSGRNLVTASWQ
- a CDS encoding alpha/beta fold hydrolase, with the protein product MKTDILKRNNVRVKGQGDQVLVFAHGFGCDQSVWRKVEAAFLDEYRVVLFDYVGSGKSDKSQYSTERYNSLHGYKEDVLEICAALELKNIIFIGHSVSSMIGALAAIDQPELIDKLVMIGPSPRYLNEPGYKGGFDKEDIDELLEMMEVNYKEWAKYLAPVSMQNPERPELAEDLEKLFRSNDPIIARQFAEVTFNSDVREELRKVTVPTLVLQPKFDAIVPIEIGEYIHSRVPNSEFKIMDTMGHNPHISDAEETIRCIREYLAK
- a CDS encoding MATE family efflux transporter — protein: MNHRAYLALAIPLTISTITTPLLGAVDTAVVGRLPNPALIGGVAVGTIIFNTMYWLFGFLRVSTSGFAAQASGANDARESVLALARPFFIAMLVSLGFLLLQKPIEQGALALINPAADVGKFASQYFSIRIWGVPFTLLNYVILGWLLGTGRIKVVVIIQILMNILNMILALLFVNGFEWGISGVAAATLIAEFFAFALGLFILSTESSLRKSFPPLKEIIEPGSFKKMMLVNQDLFIRTMCLLAVFNLFTMKSASFGTEMLAANAVLFQIHYLMAYAYDGFSNASSIFAGKAMGANDRKLYTKTLSMSSQWAIFSSLFLAAGYYMFSERIISIFTTIPSVIALAETYDQWLILFPFAASFGLILYGLFTGATETAPIRNSMVFALLVYLLALYSLVPLFGNHGLWMSFIVFSIGRSLFLALYVPKLNKKYMQREKWAERIEY
- a CDS encoding SDR family NAD(P)-dependent oxidoreductase, with amino-acid sequence MATKNSHAGLTVVITGASSGFGKGVAQKLGAQGANVVLAARRRQLIEELAIQIGPNALAVATDVSKEEDVKHLFETTIGAFGAIDVWINNAAVGVIGPFTEVPIKDIRRAVEINVIGTIYGSHYALRHFKEQQIGTLINVGSVSSKIPYPYYTPYSATKYAVTGLSAALHQEIELEGYEHIHVCTVHPWATDTPWFEHTGNYTGHAAELKPMDDPEIVIDAIIDLIDNPKESVDTGIKAKSAAISGHLAPETTEAFNAKYVQKIIQSAPPAPPTSGSLHEPMQTGTGVSGGIRERMKLEEQQQKRK
- a CDS encoding SDR family NAD(P)-dependent oxidoreductase, with amino-acid sequence MPDKTNRQGLTVVITGTSSGIGKGTAQQLAEQGANVVLAARRTEVIEELADAYGPNVIAVTTDISKEEDISRLYETALSTFGGIDVWINNAGVGTYGSFTDTPLADLVRTVEINMLGTIYGTHYALRHFKEQKKGTLINIASFASQTPIPFGAVYTGTKAAVSGLSKGLYQEMNVDDFDDIHISVVDPWVTDTPWTEHAGNYSGHEILVGPADDPQKVIDAIIGLIDKPQEQVAIGIKGKGTAIAGNLMPGATGKSTGKALHEMLMDAPPAPSTSGSLHESRPEGTEVSGDLRERLERKKSAE
- a CDS encoding SDR family NAD(P)-dependent oxidoreductase; the encoded protein is MSDKTLRGGLTVVVTGASSGFGKGIVKQLSEEGANVVLAARRTKLIEELAKECGPNAVAVTTDISKEEDMARLFETAVSKFGKIDVWINNAALGIMGSFTKVPVEDLVRLVEINILGTMYGSHYALKHFKEQGKGTLINMSSFVSKVPLPYGAIYTGTKAAITSLSAGLYQEMKVEGRDDIHVCVVHPWVTDTPWTLHTGNYSGHELRFGPVDDPETVIKAVIGLIDKPQKSVDIGFKVKGTLASYKLAPGLVGKLNGAALLAMLQDAPEADVTSGSLHAPVAEGTEVSGELRQKMKRKLKEQEE